From Lolium perenne isolate Kyuss_39 chromosome 5, Kyuss_2.0, whole genome shotgun sequence, a single genomic window includes:
- the LOC127302940 gene encoding benzyl alcohol O-benzoyltransferase → MAGSTMALRSFSVRRQPAELVAPASPTPRELKLLSDIDDQEALRFHVPVIHFFQQGGDLAAVVLRDAIARALVHYYPLAGRLRELDGRKLAVDCTGEGVLFVEAEADVRLENFGDPVQPPFPGLDQLMYDVPGSSALLDTPLFLFQVTRLACGGSVFGVRVQHTMADGAGMVQFLAAVADLARGAATPTVRPVWAREILMAPHDDQSPLTRFAHHEYDDVPDTELDGTIVLPLIDDMTHRSLFFGPRELAAVRSHLPPSLRHSTTTFEILTGCLWKCRTKALAPAADEKMRMICIVNLRGRGLDSNIPRGYYGNALAFPVAISTAGELCANPVGYAVELVMKAKRAVDLEYMRSVARLMVHRGRPHFAVANGYLVSDVSKVGIRELDYGWGKSVYAGPAKGGVGVIPGVASFLIAVRNAMGEDGIAVPVCLPRPAMEEFMEEMSKLMQPAVADITPRIISAM, encoded by the exons ATGGCGGGCTCCACGATGGCGTTGAGATCGTTCTCGGTGCGGAGGCAGCCGGCGGAGCTTGTGGCGCCAGCGTCGCCGACGCCTCGTGAGCTGAAGCTgctctcggacatcgacgaccagGAGGCGCTGCGGTTCCACGTCCCCGTCATTCATTTCTTCCAGCAGGGCGGCGACCTCGCCGCGGTGGTGCTCCGGGACGCCATCGCCAGGGCGCTCGTGCACTACTACCCGTTGGCCGGCCGTCTGAGGGAGCTCGACGGCCGCAAGCTCGCCGTGGACTGCACCGGCGAGGGCGTGCTGTTCgtggaagccgaagccgacgtccgcCTTGAAAATTTCGGTGACCCCGTCCAGCCTCCCTTCCCAGGCCTCGACCAGCTCATGTATGACGTCCCCGGCTCCAGCGCCCTCTTGGACACCCCGCTCTTCCTCTTTCAG GTGACACGGCTGGCATGTGGAGGCTCCGTGTTCGGGGTGCGGGTGCAGCACACCATGGCGGACGGGGCGGGGATGGTGCAGTTCCTGGCCGCCGTGGCAGATCTGGCTCGGGGAGCGGCGACGCCGACAGTGCGGCCGGTGTGGGCACGCGAGATCCTGATGGCGCCGCACGATGACCAATCGCCACTGACTCGCTTCGCGCACCACGAGTACGATGACGTGCCGGACACCGAGCTCGACGGCACCATCGTCTTGCCCCTCATCGACGACATGACGCACCGCTCCTTGTTCTTCGGTCCTAGGGAGCTCGCCGCCGTCCGCTCCCACCTGCCACCCTCCCTCCGTCACAGCACCACCACCTTCGAGATCCTCACCGGGTGCCTGTGGAAGTGCCGCACAAAGGCATTGGCCCCGGCCGCCGACGAGAAGATGCGGATGATCTGCATTGTAAACCTGCGCGGCCGTGGACTAGACAGCAACATCCCGCGTGGCTACTATGGTAACGCGCTCGCTTTCCCGGTGGCCATCTCCACGGCCGGTGAGCTCTGCGCGAACCCCGTCGGCTATGCCGTGGAGCtggtgatgaaggccaagagggcAGTGGACTTGGAATACATGCGCTCGGTGGCCCGGCTCATGGTGCATCGGGGACGGCCGCACTTCGCGGTGGCGAACGGGTACCTGGTGTCAGACGTGTCCAAGGTTGGGATCCGTGAACTTGACTATGGCTGGGGGAAGTCGGTGTACGCCGGGCCGGCCAAGGGCGGCGTCGGCGTCATCCCCGGTGTGGCCAGCTTCCTCATCGCCGTCAGGAACGCCATGGGTGAGGACGGCATTGCCGTGCCCGTGTGTCTGCCCAGGCCAGCCATGGAAGAGTTCATGGAGGAGATGAGCAAGCTGATGCAACCGGCCGTCGCCGACATTACTCCCAGGATCATATCCGCGATGTAA